The region actgcgttaaatataTACCGTCTCACATACGGAGCAttcatttcatctcgatcaaaattagcgcatccgtgatgtattacacttactctcaacttttttttatacgaacacttttcgaaaacaattctgcttctctacccaacgtagatacttcacttgccactagctaaaacagcatttcgattctatgcctacgaaaattcaagatcgagagagcaaatgaaaagttgttggaataattatgaatattaatgttatggaatacatcgagcgcgtgtcgaatagaatcctatttcgaaatgaataattcttcaattttcatattatagccgtattattgtagataatataatttgtctcctggaaaattatgaaagttACAGTATGCATTACGTCTTAAACGTAAATGGATCATCTATAtcaatatcgtacatggaccgcatatccatatatactttttggtctctgcatcattattacatctgatccattattatttatgatctatgtataaattcttctctcgggtacttatactttaattaaatcactgatttgctacgaatttcggaagaaatttattctcattattaatcTCTTGTTTCACCGACAAGTTGGTAAGTAAACACAGGCAAAGTACTGGCTTGGGcttaccattgcgaagactgtgttgctcggaaggtgaatgcagccagcatcatgtcgaaatcggCAACTCTCTGATGatctgcaataagttctcaactctgCCGTCGGAACATCTCAAGGGGCGCAAGCGCAtgacgattttcggttgtcacaccaaagcccaTAAGGGCAGCTGTTTTTATATTCTTCCGTCAACGGCGGTGAGAAGCGTTTCAACTTCCCCGGCGAAAATATTATGACATATTTTCCCCTTTCATGATGAAATTTGATGATTGACAGGTTGTTTACGATTCCAGATTTTAAGAGCTTTCATTCAAACTCTACATCAATACGATCGATGCACGGACAGCTGAAATATACCAGTTTTAATATCGTCCAAATCGTCAATTCGATCAAGAATATTTGTTCTTCGATAATTCTCTAGACTAGATACATGACGTATGCTTGAACTATGTATATGCCATATTAAGCTACTAATAGCTGCGAGAAGCTTACGGAGACAGCACAAGAGGTCGCGTGTCCATTGTTCGCGCTCAGGCAATTTATGCCTGAGATGATGCTTCAACGTCGATTTTTAGGCAGAAGGAACGgtaagatataataataattagagAATCCGTTGTCTATGGCTGGCTAGACTCAGGTACCTACACGAACTGTTAGGGTCGAGGTATCCAAAAGCAGCTAGcgatagataaataaataaactcatATCAAGGACATTAACACGTGCATCAGTTTCGAGTCAGAAAACAGTGATGTCCTCTCAAACATGACATTCTCAGATTTCAACTTATCAATGTACAGACAAGTCACATCCAAATGATAGGGATCacaatggaaaattgaatgcTCAGAAAAAGAACACTCATCACCCGAGACATTTGTACAAACCAGATACAGTATATTACAGTTGAACacagtatttcaaaattttattagccGATGGCGTAAAactatcattttcttttccaatgTGGATGTTTAGTTATGTAGATACCGTAGTagtttaatgaaaaataatttggttcgtcttttttcgttcaattgGCGAATTTGAAAGCAAATTAAACAGATTGGGGAAAGGTACGGTATGACACGACCCATGCAATTGAACGAAAATACAGTCATGTACATCTCaagtttatttatacacatgggtattatgtgaaattttcacaactgTGAAATTCAGACAACATAATTCAACTTTTGTAATCATTATTTGTAACGGAAGACGAGAAATACGACGTTATCATTTTAAAACGCTCAactttatgtacatataagaTAAGCAGGCATTTCAAGCCATGAAATCCAATGTAATTACTggtgaataatgaatttaatttgtagtaatgaaattgatacaatagaatatttgaatttgacaTCAATGTCAAAATAACTTGTTGTTAGTGGAGCATTGCATTTCATTCAGGCAAGACGTCTGTTTgaatagaaagtgttcttcctcttgagcacaactgtaagaatgtctgtaagtgtgtttacattttggaatcttacgcttctgatgcgaagcccgtaagacagtcaatgaccgtctaataattgaaatgcggatatgcattatcattaatcacgaggacttttcattgttgaagatataaatttgataaatttgataaatttgaaagacGTCTGTTTATTTCAATAGTCAAGGCAGGTGGTAGAAATAGAGATTTTTGCACTAGCTAAgctacaaaattttattttatttcatttcatcagtACCTTTTACAAATATGTGGTGTAAATGTAGTTTGACACAGCTAGTTGCCCTAGTTACTGGGTCAACTACAATCCACTGAAATCAATGTAATGAAGTAAACTGTTTAGTCTATATTACagagaacaaaaaacaaaaaactaatCTGTATTGTCATCATCACCAtctaaatattataataaaataaattgatgacattacaattttggaaaaatttacatgGATGTCTGCAAATATTCATCGAAAAGGAATACTGCAAGAGATGCATCAGGAGCCGAAAAGAACCGCTTGAGATCATTAACATAACCAGCCAAGGTGTGCACAGTTTTCGCTTGCCGATTGAAGAATCTCTCTTCCAAATAATGAGCAACGGATCCATCTGCCTCAGTATGCTTTGCTGTTTCTGCATGTATTTTCAAAGCTTCGTCTGCCAACTTTTTGTAGTTATCCAAAACATTGCTCATACTGTCAAATTCTGACAGATTGTCTTTAATCTGCAAAACCTATTACAAACATAAAtatgcaaaataaaatatgccACATTATAACAACTCGTGTAACAGTTATTGAAGTAACAATATCACCttcgttgagaaaaattcgcTCACCTTTGCGTCATCGTCGCTCCAGAACTTAGCTTCATCATTAAAGTTCATGTTTCCACCACGCTGAGTGATAAAGTTGATGAGATCTTTTGCGTCATCCCATGCTTGATCAGACAACTTTCTATAGAAACCTTTGAATCCATCACGATTACTCATGAAATTTCCAAAGTAACTAGACATCAGCAAGTATTTGAAACTTGCCTCAATCTGAGCATTGGCATATTGTTCGAGCTCACTATGTATTTTATCAAAGTGTCCATATGTGGCATTACAATTCTTCAATGGAACATCACCTGCAAAATAAGTAAcagaaaatatgaataatatttattaactaTATATTaggtaattataataacgCAAATCGAGTTTCAGCTCATGATTATTTGTCTTTCTTTACCACAACTGTCAAATAATCGTTGTAGTGACTGAAATTTGTATCTCTGTACGAAGTTAGTTTGAATGaaagttattataaaatagtaACGTTACTTGAGTGATGACTTTTGCTACATAT is a window of Neodiprion pinetum isolate iyNeoPine1 chromosome 4, iyNeoPine1.2, whole genome shotgun sequence DNA encoding:
- the LOC124216514 gene encoding ferritin light chain-like is translated as MKVFVVLSTLMVAASATYCYRNVNEICSKSHHSSDVPLKNCNATYGHFDKIHSELEQYANAQIEASFKYLLMSSYFGNFMSNRDGFKGFYRKLSDQAWDDAKDLINFITQRGGNMNFNDEAKFWSDDDAKVLQIKDNLSEFDSMSNVLDNYKKLADEALKIHAETAKHTEADGSVAHYLEERFFNRQAKTVHTLAGYVNDLKRFFSAPDASLAVFLFDEYLQTSM